The Aspergillus flavus chromosome 2, complete sequence region GAACAGCACCACCATCCACCTGCAAAGAAAGTTGGAAACAGCATCACCAGAAGCCACTGCATACCTTGAAAGAGTTAAGAAACGAGCTGAATGTACAACAGTGCCAAGGAATCGAATCAGCTCTCGTCAACAAGGTCAACGTCGATCACCAACAGGACATTGCTAATGCATACAGCTGCTTTGTCGGTTTTGGGCAGGCAGTGCACTACACGTAGCAACATATGCGTAGGAATGAATCTAGACCTAACGTTTTCTGGGCTTAAGTTTGGTGTTGATTCAGCCAGATTGCTGCAGGGATACGTTATCTTTACCTCTAGTCCACTGACTGGATGAGTACCTGGGCCGGCTGTCAGATATTATTGCGCTAGtcgcctttcttttcgaAGGTCACTATATGTTGGCAGTCTCCCATCTCAATCTGTTCCACAATTGTAGCGTTTGGAGCCACTCGATTCTTTTAATGACGAACATGCCACCGAGAAGGCCGATTTGAACTCCCGGAGAGCTGACCCATCTATCAAATACGCGAAAGTGAAGAGGACCTACTCTATTTCGGCACAACTTTGCGCTGAGATCTATTTGCTTGTGTCTTCAATATTCCTATGTGAACCTATTGATGCCCACCTGACTTACATTGAACTCAATAATGATATATCCGTGTCCAAGAGTAGGATCAAGTTCTAACATAGTCGCTTACTAGTTAGCGAGCCAATGTATCATGAAAggtaaagaaataaaatGATATACTGGTGTAGTAGTAGTTCTGTTGCCTGCATAGCACTCAAATTTCCCTTTCGGGGATTagatcttatcgataagactAGACAGCCTGATTGGCTCGATCCATGTGGAAACACCGCCTTTGCGCGGTCAACTTTTTCTGCCGCAAAATTTAGAAGAATTTCATGAAGCATCCAGAAAAGACAACAAATTCGAACAGATAACAATGGCGGCCTCTCGCTCCCCAGAGCCTGTGTCAGACGGCTCTCCCGAGCTCTCTGAATCCTCAGACGTTGAGCAAACAGAATTGCAAAATCGCGCGCCTAAAAGAAGACGTCTATCGGAGTCTTCAGTGGACTCCTACGTTGCTCCGGCGCCGCTCCCCACCCTCTCTCgtatcaagaagaaggacgCAAAGGATGACAAGCCTGCCACAACCACGGAGAATGACAACCCTGTTCTGATTCGTGATGCCCTTGAAATCGGATTGCAGGATGAGGAGTCTTCGTTCAAAGCACTCAATGTTTCGCCCTGGTTGGTGGGCTCTTTGACGACTATGGCGGTTAGAAAGCCTACGGCCATTCAAAAAGCTTGTATACCGGAGATTTTGAAGGGAAGAGATTGCATTGGAGGTAGCCGGACAGGTTCAGGAAAGACAATTGCCTTTGCGGTTCCTATCTTGCAGAAATGGGCGCAAGATCCGTTTGGTATTTTCGCGGTTGTGTTAACTCCCACAAGGTACGTCGCCAGTCACTGAAATGTTTTCTTAGAGGTTACAATACTGATCGTTTCTTCTTAGAGAACTTGCGTTACAGATCTACGAACAAATTAAGGCGATCTCGGCACCACAGAGCATGAAGCCACTTCTCATCACCGGAGGAACAGATATGCGCTCCCAAGCACTCGCTCTCTCACAGCGGCCCCATGTTGTGATTGCGACTCCCGGCCGACTCGCAGACCACATCAATACATCTGGTGAAGATACGGTGTGTGGACTGAAGCGCGTCCGCATGGTCGTTCTTGATGAAGCCGATCGACTTCTGGCTCCTGGTCCGGGAAGCATGCTTCCTGATGTAGAAACCTGTCTATCTGCCCTCCCACCGTCCAGCGAACGCCAAACGCTCCTGTTCACCGCAACATTGACCCCCGAAGTGCGCGCACTCAAGTCCATGCCTCGCGCTGAGAACAAACCGCCGGTCTTTGTTACGGAGATTTCGACCGAGAATAACGGCGCAATCCCTCCAACCCTCAAACAAACCTACCTCAAGGTCCCCATGACGCACCGCGAGGCCTTCTTACACGTGCTCTTGTCTACGGAAGGGAACTCCACTAAGCCGGCTATTATCTTCTGCAACCACACTAAGACCGCCGATCTCCTGGAACGAATGCTCCGCCGTCTTTCCCATCGAGTCACCTCACTCCACAGTCTTCTACCCCAGTCCGAACGTAACTCTAACCTAGCGCGTTTCCGTGCTTCCGCTGCCCGGATCCTGGTAGCGACCGACGTCGCGTCTCGTGGTCTGGATATCCCGTCGGTCAGTCTGGTGATCAACTTTGATGTACCGCGCAATCCGGACGACTATGTCCACCGTGTCGGTCGTACCGCCCGTGCGGGACGCCATGGTGAAGCGGTTACCCTAGTTGGGCAACGAGATGTGCAACTGGTGCTAGCGATTGAGGAGCGAGTGGAACGGCGGATGGAGGAATGGAGTGAGGAGGGTGTCAGCATTGAAGGACGGGTGGTGCGCGGCGGCGTGCTcaaggaagttggagaggCTAAACGAGAAGCCTCTGGAGAGATCGAGGAGGGTCGCGACGTGTTAGGGCGGAAGCGGAATAAGCTGAAGAAGGTCCGGTAGACGTCGTCAGAGAGGTGGATAGATTGTACATATATCGAGGATGTCTTTATAATGATATGATTGTTCTTCAGCGATGTTTTGGTGAATTGGTCCGATTTACTTGAAGCCGGCCCAAGTAGTACTTTGCTTTTCCATTCCTACGTCTACTCTTACGCCAGGGTTAGGAGCAATCCTCGACTGGCTATCTCCGATCTACACCAGTTTGCTGTTCAGGGTACCACCAGTATGAGGGTCTCCTAGTTTGGAGGACAACGATCCAGCCATTGTCGAAATCAATTCACGTGCGGTCATCCACATGAGAGATATTTTCGAGAAGACAGTCCAGACTCAGACTATTCCGCCAAGACTGAATAGTTGACGAACCTCTCCTGATGGCAACGTCTCGAAACGCCGTCGATAGCCCCAACCATGGTGGGAAATAGTAGGATTTAAGTTTCGGCTATTGTTGTTTCTATGGGGAATGAACATCGTATGACTGACTGGACTGTCAACGTTCACAGTGGAGCCGGTCTGTTGGTACCGCGTCGGCTGATCCCGGTGTTTTACCTCTTCCAGACTGGACAGGAACGCCGGTtgggagaaaagggaaagaggatAAGTGAGATGGTATGTATGTCCTTTTAGGAGAAAGGGAGATCTCAAACCGAACCAAGTTCCAAAGTACTTACTCCTGAGACCCTGGAATGGGGAAGAATTTGCCAAGACCGAGCGAACGCCGGGAGGCACGAGAAGGTATAGGACGTGAAGTGCTATGACGGTGCATCTCCAACAGCCAAGGTCAACAGCGAGGGAGTAATTACATGAGAAGTACTACGCCGGTGGAAAACCTTGACGGGGGTCAGGTGACAAGGAACCCTTCTCCGCGGGCAAAACGTGACTCGATTCGACGACGCCCCCAAATACTGTGAATCACAGAATACGACGTAACTCCATCTACTCATCTCCTGGAGGCTGGCTGTCTGTTCGAACAGGGACCCTCCGGGGTCTGCAAATTCTGATCCATCGCATGACTTCGGATGCATGTCTCCAAATCTAGCgcccctctttttttccctcttctccaggCCAGTATGATTTCCCAGAGTTTCGGATCGGCATTAGTTCGAACGGGAGCCCAGATGGGAACGAGGCATCAAGAAGGGCTAAGCATGGGATGGGATGGGGGATGAACATCATCATTCCTCTGGCAtacttttttccccctcttttgtgtttttcttttttttttttgcccaGCCTTCGAGAATCCAGTGATCAAAGCACGTTCCAAGGAGGAAGCCATGCACTGTCACTTTGCTCGCGCTCTCCACCCGTTGCCTAGATGGGGAAACTCTAGTGACGGAGGCACTGACGAGTCTCGTTGCTGGACGGAGGGCGGATCTTCGGCAGTGTCCGACCTCTTGGGAGTGGAGCGCTGTTGGTGCCGTTGCCGAGAGTCGAGACAAataggaaagagagggaCAAGAAGGGGGCAAAAATGAAAGAACAAGGGAAGGTAGAAGCAGGGAATAGGCAACCTCTGCATTCAAGTGAAATTACCTACCCCCCCGACAATGAGATCATGGTGTGGGCAGATTCAACTACTATATCTACTAAGTAGGTAGATCGTAAGTCGAACGGAGGATCTCGATTGAATGATGTACTTGTACCCCATGACATTTGGGAGGAAGGATTGGTCTCTAACTATGTTCCCCGGTGAGGGAGGCGATCAAAGtcaattatattaaaaaagaagaaatggaaaaagaaaggaaaagaatgtcAGACGCTGACGGGCAAattgtattattttatttctttttattgttaGATTGTACTCTGTAAACTAATAGttgtcttttcccctccatcgGTGTCCAATCAATAAAGTGGGTTTTTGTTGGCctcgtttttttttttttttttttgttctttctgcCTGGCTTTAACCCCAAAAGAGAAGTTTCTACGCTCGAACCGTCTgaccctctttttcttttccctttttttctgtttttttcttggttGGAGTTCCTCCTCTCACTCTGGTCCCGAAGcgccttttcccttttcttttttttttttttctttttttttttccccccctTCTTATTAACATCCTGTTCTTTTGCCCaatttttttagtaaataattttacCTCACATCTTCCCACCCTCAGcccccttcctccttcttACTTGTCTACCTTCTGGTTATCTCTTTATCCATCGTCAATTTCCTTTATGTCACTCTTTCCGCTGGCTCTCTTGCTAACTTCTGGCCTTATTCGCACGTCCCTACTAACTCCCTAGCCGCGCGTTTCTTGCGCTTGAAGTTATCAATCACCCCGCCGGAAAAAATCTtgaataattttttttttggattttatttttccgGCGGCTACTATCAACCTTTGAGGGTTTTGTTGTGGACAagggcagaaaaaaaggaaaagagggtaaaaaaaaaaaaaaaaaaaaaagaggtccGCCATCATCGGGGTCGGCACTTGGGATTGATATCAGTTACGAAATCTTTTGTTAAACATTTTCAACTACTCTATTTCCCAAGGCCCCGTGTGTATCTCAATACACGCAAAAAGGGACACCACTTTTTTttaacctttttttcttggaaGGTCAAGGGGACAGATATACTTCCCCTCAAATAGAATCCAATGGTCTCTATGGTTGATACCTCCAATCCCAACCCAAATGACACCGCCATGGATACGGTTGTCCCTAAAACTGAACCCGCTGTACTTGAGGGATCGATCAGTTCAGCGGTATCAACCCCCGAGGCTGAAGGCGAGATCTTAACGCAAGATGTGGCCCAGACGCAGAAACGAAAGGGTGGAAGAAAACCTGTACGTAAGATCTATTCCCTTCCCCCCTTTATTTTACCCGCCATGTGGTGTGTGTGATGGCAATCTGGGGCCCCGCATTACGGTTATCATTATCATCGCCCATTATGTTTCTGATTCGATTGATCGCTTCTCTTATCTTTGCCCACCCCTGTACCTTTTaattgtttgtttgtttatttatttttttattatgtCACTTACCTATATTGGCTTATCATGTTTTTGATCTACTACCCTTATCGTTATGATCGCCCGGCTTAATCGTTTAAGCTTCTTTTAAGTTAACCTTCGTCTTAGATCTATGCGACCTCTGAGGAACGGAAGCAACGTAACCGTCAGGCCCAGGCTGCCTTCCGGGAACGTCGCACCGAGTACATCCGTCAGCTCGAGTCCACTATCAAGCGCAATGAAGAGTCCCTGCAGACCTTGCAGCAGAACCATCGCACCGCCGCCGATGAGTGTTTGATGTTGCGATATAAGAACTCCCTGTTGGAACGTATCTTACTTGAGAAAGGTTTGTCATCCTATCTTGCCCTCTGTCAAACACATCAACCAAACAGAAAAAGTAAAACGGAACATGGATTGACCATACATAGGGATCGATGTTCAAGCAGAACTGCGCTTGAAGGCTGGCGCTCCGGGCCCGAAGCCCAACCCCATGGCGGGGAAACCCCCATCAACCTTGGAGCGCGCAGCCTTGAATCGAAATTCGGCCCAGAGGCATCCTCCTGGGATCGCACCCAAAGGAGAGCCGTTTGGAATGCCACAGCCTCGTGACGGAGCGTATGGTATCCCCTCTCCTCAGTTTCAGGCTACGCCTCAGTCCCACGTCTCCTCGCCGTCTCATGCCAAGTCGCCCGGGTTTGCTTTCCAAGGAGCCATGTCCCCGGCTGGAGTCGACCCTCAGCAGGCTGCACAACACTCACGCCTGTCTCACTCCAGGAACCTCAGTCAAACATCGCCTCCCATGAGCGTTGCCCAGTCCGATACCACTGACCCGAAGTCTGCTCTGTCGGGCGGTGCCGGCCCCAGAGGACCCCGTGTCGCTTCGGCATATTACCCATCGCCATTCCAAAAGCACTATGATCAGCTTGGTAAGTCGTCTCGTTCCGACGATGCTTTGGGATAGAGCTGGTGACTAACCGTAACCTCTAGAACAAGAGTATGACGCTCAGGCCGATCTAATCGATGAGGAGCATGAGTCGTCCGTGGGCGCCTCGCCGTACGTGTCTGGCTTTAACAATGCCGCATCGGTTCCTGGCTCTCACTCCATGGGCCACCATAGTCTTCCACAATTCAATCCACATTCGGGGGAAGGATCCAATGGAGCATATAACAACACGAACCAGCTCTTGGGAAACTATGAGCCCATGCTCGATGCAGATCCCTTTGGCTTGAGTGCGAGCATGCACTTCCAGACCCCCTTCAGCTACGAACAGAATAATACTCGTCACTAAACACCACTTTCCGCTCTCTACTCTCGGTCCGATACTTCGGCTACCCCGTGTTAATTTTTTCCCCTACTTCCCTTTTATCCTTATAGTCGTCTACGATCAGTCGAGGAATTATACCCATAGGAAATAAGGATAAGAACTGATTTTACTCTGATTCGCATCCGGCTTCGTTCTGGCATCCCTCGGCATGGCATCGGAAGACAAAAGTGATTTCAAGCATTGCCCGGCGTTTTGCGGTTGATACCATTTGCTTGTGTTGGTTGTTGATTGAAAAAGAGATGCTTGCGAGGTTTCAAAAGATAGTTTGTTGGTGTACATGATGCGCATATGTGTGAAGCTCCCGAAGGGGACTGCCGAGCAGTCTTGATTCTCTGGACATATATTGTTATGCTGGGTTATGAGGTGGCACCGCTGTTTATTTCTATtctgtttttttctctctcttttgctCGTCTTGTCTTTCGTGTATTGCGGTctcaagaaaagaaaggaaaaaaattACTTCGTTGTCTATGATTTACTTGATTGGTTGAAGATGTATGTAATAATGTTACTGAAGACGTTGAGACAAGGAGGAATATGATTGGAGGAAGGATGAATACCACCTTGTACTGCTACAATAAGTACTCAGTACTGTTCACGACATCATGGATCATCataagagaaaagaaagtgacGTAGAGTGGCCGAGATGCcagttgatgttgatctcCTCATGATGCCATCTGCAAGCCCCGCGTGACGCCATAGCCGGGCTAAAGCCCTAGCTGTCGACCAATCACGGCACGCATACCTAAATTCGCTTAGCGAGCAAGCACACCTTACCGGATTGGGACAGAGCAACCACAAACGTTTGGCTCCAACTCCTCAAGTCATCATCCACCCGATCAACCCCCTTCCCTTAAACTCCCCATTCCATCCATTTAGGACAGGCCGGATACCTACGTCGTCTAGGTTTCTGCCTTGCTCGTCGCGTTCTCCCGCCCTTTTTTCGTATCGAATTGCTGCGATAACGGAGAGCCTTCCCCGGAAGGCCCCTCATAAAACCAGACGTCATGGCGGACGTCCGGTCCAAGGTACGTGCGAGAGAGCTTTCTACAGTGCGGGATTGGTATTCAGGAGCTACTGTTATCCCTGGCCTTTTGGATTTGGAAATCAGATCGATGGGAAAGTCAATTGGTGGGGATGAAAAGTGCTCTAGTGAAGAACTTAGGTGGTgaagggaggggaggggaaaaaagaaaaaaaaaaagtttgaAAAAGTGAAACTGAACGCTGACGAATGTCTCATATCTAGAACCTTTACGAGCTTCTTGGTAATTTATACCCTTCCTGAGTTGCGCCCTATAGATTTGCTTTGATCTTTCATGCTACGATTGTCAACTCCGCTGTCAAGTCATTACATCATCTAACGTGCTTGCGCGATTCGCTGTTGCAGGCAATGATCCCGAGTTAGACCCCAGCAGACCCCCCGCTCCTCCCACAAAAGCTATCGACAAGCCCGCACCCCGTGTAGGCAAGCGTGACGCCCCCAAGGAGGCTCCCAGCCAGCCCCGTGCCGGCCAGAACTCTCGCCGTGGTAACTTCTCTGGCAATGAGGCCGGTATGTGATAGTCTCTTCTACTTTTCTGGCGTTATCCGGGTCTTCCGGCTAATTCCGACTCTGTATAGCTTTCCGTGACCGCAACGCTGGCCGCAACCAGAACCGCGAGAAGCCCACCGATGAGAGGGAAGGTGGTGCCCGCCGTGGCGGACGTCCCCGTGGCGACCGTCAGTCCCGCACCGGCCAGACGTAAGGCTCCCTCCCCACCCCTTTCTTGAACCAATTGCAGACGAGGTGATTTTGCTGGAATCGTTCGAAACTGACATATGTGACACCCGCAGCGACACTGGAAAGAAGGTGAACCAGGGCTGGGGTGGCCAGAGCGGCGAGAAGGAATTGGACGATGAGCGCGCCGGTGAGAAGATCGCCCAGGCCGACGAGAA contains the following coding sequences:
- a CDS encoding ATP-dependent RNA helicase dbp8, which translates into the protein MAASRSPEPVSDGSPELSESSDVEQTELQNRAPKRRRLSESSVDSYVAPAPLPTLSRIKKKDAKDDKPATTTENDNPDEESSFKALNVSPWLVGSLTTMAVRKPTAIQKACIPEILKGRDCIGGSRTGSGKTIAFAVPILQKWAQDPFGIFAVVLTPTRELALQIYEQIKAISAPQSMKPLLITGGTDMRSQALALSQRPHVVIATPGRLADHINTSGEDTVCGLKRVRMVVLDEADRLLAPGPGSMLPDVETCLSALPPSSERQTLLFTATLTPEVRALKSMPRAENKPPVFVTEISTENNGAIPPTLKQTYLKVPMTHREAFLHVLLSTEGNSTKPAIIFCNHTKTADLLERMLRRLSHRVTSLHSLLPQSERNSNLARFRASAARILVATDVASRGLDIPSVSLVINFDVPRNPDDYVHRVGRTARAGRHGEAVTLVGQRDVQLVLAIEERVERRMEEWSEEGVSIEGRVVRGGVLKEVGEAKREASGEIEEGRDVLGRKRNKLKKVR
- a CDS encoding putative bZIP transcription factor, with protein sequence MVDTSNPNPNDTAMDTVVPKTEPAVLEGSISSAVSTPEAEGEILTQDVAQTQKRKGGRKPIYATSEERKQRNRQAQAAFRERRTEYIRQLESTIKRNEESLQTLQQNHRTAADECLMLRYKNSLLERILLEKGIDVQAELRLKAGAPGPKPNPMAGKPPSTLERAALNRNSAQRHPPGIAPKGEPFGMPQPRDGAYGIPSPQFQATPQSHVSSPSHAKSPGFAFQGAMSPAGVDPQQAAQHSRLSHSRNLSQTSPPMSVAQSDTTDPKSALSGGAGPRGPRVASAYYPSPFQKHYDQLEQEYDAQADLIDEEHESSVGASPYVSGFNNAASVPGSHSMGHHSLPQFNPHSGEGSNGAYNNTNQLLGNYEPMLDADPFGLSASMHFQTPFSYEQNNTRH
- a CDS encoding putative telomere and ribosome associated protein Stm1, with protein sequence MADVRSKNLYELLGNDPELDPSRPPAPPTKAIDKPAPRVGKRDAPKEAPSQPRAGQNSRRGNFSGNEAAFRDRNAGRNQNREKPTDEREGGARRGGRPRGDRQSRTGQTDTGKKVNQGWGGQSGEKELDDERAGEKIAQADENEPQTPAEEAEPAEKAKSYNDYLAEKAAAGDFSAKPVRAANEGTKADSKWANAKEFKREEDENYIKGSSEKAKREKARKEKNILEVDMRFVEAPRGNSGPRGRGGRGGRGARGGRGNGPRSERTERTAPVTVDEKNFPSLGGK